One region of Primulina tabacum isolate GXHZ01 chromosome 1, ASM2559414v2, whole genome shotgun sequence genomic DNA includes:
- the LOC142547137 gene encoding flowering time control protein FCA-like isoform X2, with protein sequence MDELQRRVDNFTPPPPFTSDAGQLHQLPHEQTFKGEQNQLPGCHTNTSFSHVPPQSCQKRQFSRINGVDYGGFVKLYVSGIPRTTTEQEIDAVFGEHGHIVEIVLLKDKVTGLQQECCFVKYATIEQAEQAIWALHGQFTFGRGMTPITVKYADGERDRIGNFSAHVLKLYVNYLNKQAQKWEIEEIFSPFGIIEDIYIIRDEFKQNRGCAFIQYSCRDMAIAAIEALHGSYVMRGCDQPLVVRFADPKKPRVDSRPTSYPNYPSSGNMMPNETQRSKSSYGGCKTTTTPPSTSSASAAIAMVEHPHPIECEWSEHISPDGELYYYNCVTCESRWEMPEEYELYEQEIDNKEQQQLPEMHEAQLV encoded by the exons ATGGATGAACTCCAACGCCGCGTCGATAACTTCACTCCGCCGCCGCCGTTTACTTCAGACGCTGGTCAGCTGCATCAACTCCCCCACGAGCAAACTTTCAAAGGCGAGCAGAATCAGTTACCTGGCTGCCACACTAACACCAGTTTCAGTCACGTTCCGCCTCAATCGTGTCAAAAGAGACAATTTTCTCGCATCA ATGGTGTTGATTACGGCGGTTTCGTGAAGCTATATGTGTCGGGAATTCCGAGAACAACAACTGAACAAGAA ATTGACGCCGTTTTCGGTGAACATGGACATATCGTTGAGATTGTTCTTCTCAAGGATAAGGTGACCGGTTTACAGCAGG AATGCTGCTTTGTGAAGTATGCAACAATAGAGCAGGCTGAGCAAGCTATTTGGGCTTTACACGGTCAATTTACTTTCGGCAGG GGGATGACTCCTATAACAGTTAAATATGCAGATGGTGAACGAGATCGCATTG GCAACTTTTCTGCGCATGTCCTTAAGTTGTATGTCAACTACTTGAACAAACAGGCTCAGAAATGGGAAATTGAAGAA ATATTTTCTCCATTTGGTATTATTGAAGATATTTATATTATCCGGGATGAATTCAAGCAAAACCGCG GATGTGCATTCATCCAATATTCTTGTCGAGATATGGCAATTGCAGCAATTGAGGCTTTACATGGATCATATGTGATGAGA GGGTGTGATCAACCATTGGTTGTTCGATTTGCAGATCCCAAGAAGCCAAGGGTAGATTCTAG GCCCACTTCATATCCGAACTACCCCTCTAGCGGGAATATGATGCCAAATGAAACGCAACGGAGCAAG TCTTCATATGGAGGATGCAAGACGACGACGACACCGCCGAGCACCAGTAGTGCATCGGCAGCGATTGCCATGGTGGAACACCCACACCCTATAGAATGCGAGTGGAGCGAGCACATCTCTCCCGATGGAGAATTGTACTACTATAATTGCGTGACATGTGAAAGCAGA TGGGAGATGCCTGAGGAGTATGAACTTTATGAACAAGAAATTGACAACAAGGAACAGCAGCAACTACCGGAGATGCACGAAGCTCAATTGGTGTAG
- the LOC142547137 gene encoding flowering time control protein FCA-like isoform X1, protein MDELQRRVDNFTPPPPFTSDAGQLHQLPHEQTFKGEQNQLPGCHTNTSFSHVPPQSCQKRQFSRINGVDYGGFVKLYVSGIPRTTTEQEIDAVFGEHGHIVEIVLLKDKVTGLQQECCFVKYATIEQAEQAIWALHGQFTFGRGMTPITVKYADGERDRIGACNFSAHVLKLYVNYLNKQAQKWEIEEIFSPFGIIEDIYIIRDEFKQNRGCAFIQYSCRDMAIAAIEALHGSYVMRGCDQPLVVRFADPKKPRVDSRPTSYPNYPSSGNMMPNETQRSKSSYGGCKTTTTPPSTSSASAAIAMVEHPHPIECEWSEHISPDGELYYYNCVTCESRWEMPEEYELYEQEIDNKEQQQLPEMHEAQLV, encoded by the exons ATGGATGAACTCCAACGCCGCGTCGATAACTTCACTCCGCCGCCGCCGTTTACTTCAGACGCTGGTCAGCTGCATCAACTCCCCCACGAGCAAACTTTCAAAGGCGAGCAGAATCAGTTACCTGGCTGCCACACTAACACCAGTTTCAGTCACGTTCCGCCTCAATCGTGTCAAAAGAGACAATTTTCTCGCATCA ATGGTGTTGATTACGGCGGTTTCGTGAAGCTATATGTGTCGGGAATTCCGAGAACAACAACTGAACAAGAA ATTGACGCCGTTTTCGGTGAACATGGACATATCGTTGAGATTGTTCTTCTCAAGGATAAGGTGACCGGTTTACAGCAGG AATGCTGCTTTGTGAAGTATGCAACAATAGAGCAGGCTGAGCAAGCTATTTGGGCTTTACACGGTCAATTTACTTTCGGCAGG GGGATGACTCCTATAACAGTTAAATATGCAGATGGTGAACGAGATCGCATTGGTGCTT GCAACTTTTCTGCGCATGTCCTTAAGTTGTATGTCAACTACTTGAACAAACAGGCTCAGAAATGGGAAATTGAAGAA ATATTTTCTCCATTTGGTATTATTGAAGATATTTATATTATCCGGGATGAATTCAAGCAAAACCGCG GATGTGCATTCATCCAATATTCTTGTCGAGATATGGCAATTGCAGCAATTGAGGCTTTACATGGATCATATGTGATGAGA GGGTGTGATCAACCATTGGTTGTTCGATTTGCAGATCCCAAGAAGCCAAGGGTAGATTCTAG GCCCACTTCATATCCGAACTACCCCTCTAGCGGGAATATGATGCCAAATGAAACGCAACGGAGCAAG TCTTCATATGGAGGATGCAAGACGACGACGACACCGCCGAGCACCAGTAGTGCATCGGCAGCGATTGCCATGGTGGAACACCCACACCCTATAGAATGCGAGTGGAGCGAGCACATCTCTCCCGATGGAGAATTGTACTACTATAATTGCGTGACATGTGAAAGCAGA TGGGAGATGCCTGAGGAGTATGAACTTTATGAACAAGAAATTGACAACAAGGAACAGCAGCAACTACCGGAGATGCACGAAGCTCAATTGGTGTAG